A region of Theileria annulata chromosome 2, complete sequence, *** SEQUENCING IN PROGRESS *** DNA encodes the following proteins:
- a CDS encoding prolyl-t-RNA synthase, putative (Putative signal peptide and apicoplast target sequence present) → MYFILLLFYYSYIIDIHGYKYTNLYTHFNYYIKGNNNFPLKSHVNSELLGILNRRSNTFNTNLILTDKLPISSKLSSGIYTTLPLGHRIINRISNIFNVELYKLGAVQLSFPLLNPDNVVSNTGNTVGDSELFKVSRNGSLEYRLSGTCEDLCNVVLKNELTPLSKLQLPVLLYQINTKFRDELRVNEGKVRLREFLMLDLYSLHSSEQCSDSTYSLVLECFVNILRLLGLQFTTLNCNRNNIFSHELRVQHSNNQDQNSNTELEVGHLFKFGTRYSDTYGLEYEVSGRRREKLYMNSYGIGINRLLNVLINNYSDEFGIKLPQLVAPYDITIIDSTTKDGWQISRGLMKKGLTVLYDDRNDTIKNKLLDSKRIGIPHILILGNSLNGKNRLNKKLWESINENCKISNYYNLHRGVENIMYKNDNINLNNYSNVLMEYHPRTANSSYIINLSNFLKLLNI, encoded by the exons atgtattttattttattattattttattattcttataTAATAGATATTCACG gcTACAAATacactaatttatatacacaCTTTAATTATTACATCAAAG GGAACAACAACTTCCCATTAAAATCTCATGTAAATAGTGAACTTTTGGGTATTTTAAATCGACGTTctaatacatttaataCTAACCTCATTCTAACTGATAAATTACCAATTTCCTCAAAATTATCTTCCGGAATTTATACCACCTTACCACTGGGCCATCGCATTATCAACCGCATTAgcaatatatttaatgttgAATTGTACAAATTGGGTGCCGTTCAGCTGTCATTCCCCCTCTTAAACCCCGACAATGTTGTTTCAAACACTGGAAACACGGTGGGTGATAGTGAGTTATTCAAGGTATCAAGAAACGGTTCTTTAGAGTATAGGTTATCTGGAACCTGTGAAGATTTGTGTAACGTAGTGTTGAAAAATGAGTTGACTCCTTTATCGAAGCTACAACTACCAGTACTCTTGTATCAAATAAACACAAAATTTCGTGATGAATTAAGGGTCAATGAGGGGAAAGTAAGGCTAAGGGAGTTTTTAATGCTCGATCTATACTCTCTCCACTCCTCTGAACAATGCTCTGATAGCACCTATAGTTTAGTGCTTGAATGCTTCGTCAATATCCTGAGGCTACTGGGATTACAATTTACCACATTGAATTGTAATAGAAATAACATCTTTTCACACGAGTTAAGGGTACAGCATTCCAATAACCAAGATCAAAATTCAAATACG GAATTGGAGGTTGGTCATTTATTTAAGTTTGGTACACGCTACTCTGACACATATGGTTTGGAATATGAAGTATCCGGTAGAAGGAGGGAGAAGTTGTACATGAACTCCTACGGCATTGGTATTAATCGCCttttaaatgtgttaatTAACAATTACTCGGATGAATTTGGAATTAAACTACCCCAACTAGTTGCTCCTTACGATATCACTATAATAGATTCCACTACCAAAG ATGGTTGGCAAATAAGTCGAGGATTAATGAAGAAGGGTTTGACAGTATTGTACGACGACAGAAATGATACGATAAAGAATAAGCTCTTAGATTCTAAGAGGATTGGGATTCCGCACATTCTCATTCTTGGCAATTCGTTAAATGGCAAAAACAGGTTGAACAAGAAATTATGGGAAAGCATAAACGAAAActgtaaaatatcaaattattacaatttacACCGAGGAGTGGAGAACATAATGTACAAAAATGATAACATAAATCTAAACAATTACAGCAATGTTCTAATGGAATATCATCCGAGAACAGCCAATTCCAGCTACATTATTAATCTTTCAAATTTCTTAAAACTTCTTAATATCTAA
- a CDS encoding histone deacetylase, putative has product MEKRVSYFYDPDVGSFYYGPGHPMKPQRIRMAHALVLSYDLYRHMEIFRPHKAVEPELLSFHDSEYVHFLSGVSPENYRDFTYQLKRFNVGEATDCPVFDGLYVFQQSCSGASIDAAHRLNNQQADICVNWSGGLHHAKRSEASGFCYLNDIVLGILELLKYHARVMYIDIDVHHGDGVEEAFYVTHRVMTISFHKFGNFFPGTGDVTDVGVSSGKYYSVNVPLNDGIDDESFVDLFKVVVGKCVEVYCPGAIVLQCGADSLTGDRLGRFNLTIKGHAACVQYVRSLNIPLLVLGGGGYTIRNVARCWAYETGVILNKHTDMSNQISLNDYYDYYAPDFQLHLTPSQMTNYNTKEHLDKIKVKILDNLRYVEKSPGVQFAHVPADFLTRDDDVDEDLQKQIFDEGGGITTLSTRKRVSLMTTHRLRRRDNKGEFYDLPDRDESIPL; this is encoded by the coding sequence ATGGAAAAGCGTGTATCATATTTTTATGACCCCGATGTTGGCAGTTTTTACTACGGGCCTGGTCACCCGATGAAACCTCAGAGAATTAGAATGGCCCACGCATTGGTGCTCAGCTATGACCTGTACAGACACATGGAAATTTTTAGACCTCACAAGGCTGTAGAGCCAGAGCTTCTTTCATTCCATGACTCCGAATACGTCCATTTTCTCTCGGGTGTGAGTCCCGAAAATTACCGCGACTTCACCTACCAGTTGAAGAGATTTAATGTGGGAGAGGCGACAGACTGCCCAGTTTTCGACGGTTTATACGTATTCCAGCAGTCGTGTTCTGGAGCTTCTATCGACGCGGCACACCGGCTGAACAATCAACAAGCTGATATTTGCGTTAACTGGTCTGGGGGTCTGCACCACGCTAAGAGATCTGAAGCATCTGGTTTCTGCTATCTAAACGATATTGTTCTGGGCATCCTGGAGCTTCTTAAATACCACGCAAGGGTGATGTACATTGATATAGATGTACATCATGGTGATGGTGTCGAAGAAGCCTTTTATGTTACTCATCGTGTTATGACAATAAGTTTCCACAAATTCGGAAACTTTTTCCCTGGCACCGGCGATGTGACTGATGTTGGCGTATCCTCGGGTAAATATTACTCTGTAAACGTGCCTCTAAACGACGGAATTGACGACGAATCTTTCGTAGACCTTTTCAAAGTTGTGGTTGGAAAGTGTGTAGAAGTTTACTGTCCGGGCGCTATAGTGTTACAGTGCGGTGCAGACTCTCTTACTGGAGATCGCCTGGGGCGCTTTAATCTAACCATCAAAGGCCACGCGGCCTGTGTACAATATGTTAGATCACTTAATATTCCTCTTTTGGTCTTGGGAGGTGGTGGTTATACAATAAGAAACGTTGCTCGATGCTGGGCATATGAAACTGGTGTTATTCTCAACAAACATACAGATATGTCAAACCAAATATCTCTCAATGATTACTATGACTACTACGCTCCAGACTTCCAGCTCCACCTGACTCCGTCACAGATGACCAACTATAACACGAAGGAACACCTCGACAAGATTAAAGTGAAGATTCTGGACAACCTGAGGTATGTAGAAAAATCTCCCGGTGTTCAGTTTGCACACGTACCTGCAGACTTCCTTACTCGGGACGATGATGTAGATGAGGATCttcaaaaacaaatattcGACGAAGGAGGTGGTATCACTACTTTGTCAACAAGAAAGCGTGTATCTTTAATGACAACCCATAGACTTAGAAGGAGGGACAATAAGGGTGAATTCTATGACTTGCCAGATAGAGACGAGTCCATTCCATTGTaa